The stretch of DNA AAAGACCCGAGGGCCGCCATCTTCGCCCTCAGGGAGATCCGGGAGCAGCTCGCCCTCCAGGCCAAGCTCCTCGGGGACCTCCCTCCCGACAACCAGGTCAACATCACCATCCTGCAGAACCCCATCTTCGCCGAGTTCCAGACAATCGTCGAGGGGGTGATGTGTGACGACTGCCGGCAGCGCCTCAGAGCCCGTCTCCGTGAGATCGCTCGCCCATAACACCCTACTCCGCACCGACCTCTCATATTACCCTGAGCATACGTCACACGGCCTCTGGAAGCCGGCCAGGCACCTGGACTTCCTCTGCCGCAAGCTGGAGGCCGTCGAGCGGGGCGAGATCAAGCGCCTCATCGTGACCATGCCCCCTAGGCACGGCAAGAGCGAGATCATCTCAAAATCCTTTCCGTCTTGGGTCATCGGCAAGCATCCCGACTGGGACGTCATCATCTCCTCATACGGGGCAGCCCTGGCAGAATCCCATTCGGAGGTATGTCGGGACCGGTTTGCAGAGTTTGCCCCTCAGATCTTCGGGGTCCATCTCTCCAAAAGTTCCTCATCGGTCAAAGAGTGGGGCGTTGATGGCCACAGAGGGGCTGTCATTGCAGCTGGCGTCGACGGGGCGATCACCGGAAAGGGTGCCCACATCGCCATCATCGACGACCCTCTCAAAAACATGAAGGAGGCCCGGTCTCCCACCATCAGAGAAGCTGTCAAGGAGTGGTACAGGACCACTCTCAGGACCCGTCTCGCCCCTGGCGGGGCTATCATCCTGGTCCTGACTCGCTGGCATCAGGACGACCTCGCTGGCTACCTCCTCCACGAGATGGAGGCTGGCACCGGGGAGCAGTGGGAAGTCTTCAACCTCCCTGCCCTCGCCGAGGATGACGATGCCCTCGGCCGTGCCCCCGGGGCCCCCCTCTGGCCGGAGAGGTTTCCCCTTGGGGACCTGGAGGCAACCAAGGGCTCCACCACTCTCTATGAATGGAATGCCCTCTATCAGCAGCACCCCAGCGATCCGGAGGGCGGCCTCTTCAAGCGTGAGTTCTTCCGCTACTACTCCATAGAGAAGGGGGTTTACATCCTCCATGCCCCTGAGGGCGACCGCCGCCTCGCACGGGAGTACCTGACCATCTTCCAGACCTGCGATCCCGCCGGCAGCCTGAAGACAAGTGCAGACTGGTTTGTCCTCTCGACCTGGGGGAAGTCCAAGTCTGGAGACCTCCTCCTCCTAGACGTCTTCAGAACGCGGGTGGAGGGCCCAGATCACCTGGCGAACATCACAAGCCAGGCGGCAAAGTGGCGGCCGGCAAAGATCGGCGTCGAGCCTGCAAACCTCGGGAAGACCACTTACCAGACCGCGGTCCGGAGCGGCCTGCCGGTGGTCCCACTTGACCCCGACGGCGACAAATACACTCGAGCCCTGACCGTCGCCGCATACTATGAACATGGGTCCGTCTGGCACCCCCGGTCAGCCTCATGGCTCGACGAATGGGAAGAAGAACTCGCTGCGTTCCAAACCGGGGCACACGACGACCAGGTCGACACCGCAGCCTATGCAGGGATCATGTTTTTCAAGATGCCTACCGGCCGGCGTAAGATCTCCTCTCCAGACGATATCCTATAACCGACTCTCCTTTTTTAGCCCCCCCAGTGACCCCGCAGGCATGAAAATCTTCAGAACGCTCTCCCGCACCCTCTCCAGGCGCTCGCTGCCTGCAGATATGGCAGAATTCCATGAAGGTCCGGGGGGCGATGACGCGGACGCCGCCGCCAG from Methanofollis sp. encodes:
- the terL gene encoding phage terminase large subunit — protein: MTTAGSASEPVSVRSLAHNTLLRTDLSYYPEHTSHGLWKPARHLDFLCRKLEAVERGEIKRLIVTMPPRHGKSEIISKSFPSWVIGKHPDWDVIISSYGAALAESHSEVCRDRFAEFAPQIFGVHLSKSSSSVKEWGVDGHRGAVIAAGVDGAITGKGAHIAIIDDPLKNMKEARSPTIREAVKEWYRTTLRTRLAPGGAIILVLTRWHQDDLAGYLLHEMEAGTGEQWEVFNLPALAEDDDALGRAPGAPLWPERFPLGDLEATKGSTTLYEWNALYQQHPSDPEGGLFKREFFRYYSIEKGVYILHAPEGDRRLAREYLTIFQTCDPAGSLKTSADWFVLSTWGKSKSGDLLLLDVFRTRVEGPDHLANITSQAAKWRPAKIGVEPANLGKTTYQTAVRSGLPVVPLDPDGDKYTRALTVAAYYEHGSVWHPRSASWLDEWEEELAAFQTGAHDDQVDTAAYAGIMFFKMPTGRRKISSPDDIL